A window from Frischella perrara encodes these proteins:
- the tsf gene encoding translation elongation factor Ts: MAEVTASMVKELRERTGAGMMECKKALVEANGDIELAIDNMRKSGQAKAAKKAGRVAAEGVIISKISDDKKFGVILEVNCETDFVAKDAGFLAFSNKVAETALADRISDVAALQAKFEEERTALVAKIGENIGIRRVAEIAGDVVGSYQHGARIGVLVAANGADDELVKHIAMHIAASKPEYVNPDDVPADVVAHERQIQIDIAMQSGKPREIAEKMVEGRMRKFTGEVSLTGQPFVMDPSKTVGDLLKEKKATVANFIRFEVGEGIEKVEVDFAAEVAAISKQS, from the coding sequence ATGGCTGAAGTAACTGCCTCTATGGTTAAAGAACTGCGCGAAAGAACAGGCGCAGGAATGATGGAATGTAAAAAAGCGCTTGTTGAAGCTAATGGTGATATTGAATTAGCGATTGATAACATGCGTAAATCAGGCCAAGCTAAAGCAGCTAAAAAAGCAGGTCGAGTAGCTGCTGAAGGTGTGATTATCTCAAAAATTTCTGATGATAAGAAATTTGGTGTAATTTTAGAAGTTAACTGTGAAACTGACTTCGTGGCAAAAGATGCTGGATTCTTAGCATTTAGTAATAAAGTAGCTGAAACTGCATTAGCCGATCGTATTAGTGATGTTGCAGCATTACAAGCTAAATTTGAAGAAGAACGTACTGCATTAGTCGCGAAAATTGGTGAGAATATCGGTATTCGTCGTGTAGCTGAAATTGCTGGTGATGTTGTTGGTAGCTATCAACATGGTGCACGTATTGGTGTTTTAGTTGCAGCAAACGGAGCTGATGATGAATTAGTTAAGCATATTGCAATGCATATCGCTGCAAGTAAACCAGAATATGTTAATCCTGATGATGTTCCAGCAGATGTGGTTGCTCATGAACGCCAAATTCAAATTGATATCGCTATGCAATCAGGTAAACCACGTGAAATCGCTGAAAAAATGGTAGAAGGCCGTATGCGTAAATTCACTGGTGAAGTATCTTTAACTGGTCAACCATTTGTTATGGATCCATCTAAAACTGTTGGTGATTTATTAAAAGAGAAAAAAGCCACTGTTGCTAATTTCATCCGCTTTGAAGTGGGTGAAGGTATTGAGAAAGTTGAAGTTGATTTTGCAGCTGAAGTTGCAGCGATCTCTAAACAATCTTAA
- the atpD gene encoding F0F1 ATP synthase subunit beta: MATGKIVQIIGAVVDVEFPENAVPNIYDALEVETGADKLVLEVQQQLGGGVVCCIAMGSTDGLRRGLNVVNTGHGIEVPVGTETLGRIMNVLGDPVDKAGPINEKERWGIHRSAPNYEELANSTELLETGIKVIDLICPFAKGGKVGLFGGAGVGKTVNMMELIRNIAIEHSGYSVFTGVGERTREGNDFYHEMRESNVLDKVSLVYGQMNEPPGNRLRVALTGLTIAEKFRDEGKDVLLFIDNIYRYTLAGTEVSALLGRMPSAVGYQPTLAEEMGQLQERITSTKKGSITSIQAVYVPADDLTDPSPATTFAHLDATIVLSRQIASLGIYPAVDPLDSTSRQLDPLVVGQEHYDCARGVQSILQRYQELKDIIAILGMDELSEDDKLTVARARKIQRFLSQPFFVAEVFTGSPGKYVPLKDTISAFTGIMNGDYDHLPEQAFYMVGSIEEAIEKAKSL; the protein is encoded by the coding sequence ATGGCTACTGGAAAGATTGTCCAGATTATCGGCGCGGTTGTTGATGTCGAATTTCCGGAAAATGCGGTACCAAATATTTATGACGCATTAGAAGTGGAAACTGGCGCAGATAAACTTGTTCTGGAAGTTCAGCAACAATTAGGTGGTGGCGTCGTCTGTTGTATTGCAATGGGATCTACCGATGGTTTACGAAGAGGTTTAAATGTTGTTAATACTGGTCATGGTATAGAAGTACCAGTAGGAACTGAAACCTTAGGTCGTATCATGAATGTATTAGGTGATCCTGTTGATAAAGCGGGCCCAATTAATGAAAAAGAACGTTGGGGAATTCACCGTAGCGCACCAAATTATGAAGAACTAGCAAACTCAACCGAACTTTTGGAAACGGGTATTAAAGTTATTGACTTAATATGTCCATTTGCTAAAGGTGGTAAAGTCGGTTTGTTTGGTGGTGCTGGGGTAGGTAAAACAGTTAATATGATGGAATTAATCCGTAATATTGCTATTGAGCACTCTGGTTATTCGGTATTTACAGGTGTTGGTGAACGTACACGTGAAGGTAATGACTTCTATCATGAAATGCGTGAATCAAACGTATTAGACAAAGTATCTCTGGTTTATGGTCAGATGAATGAGCCACCAGGAAACCGTTTACGAGTTGCTTTAACCGGTTTGACCATTGCAGAAAAATTCCGTGATGAAGGTAAGGATGTATTGTTATTCATTGATAACATTTATCGTTATACTTTAGCCGGTACTGAAGTATCAGCATTATTAGGTCGTATGCCGTCAGCTGTGGGTTATCAACCGACACTAGCGGAAGAAATGGGACAGCTACAAGAACGTATTACTTCAACTAAAAAAGGATCAATTACTTCGATTCAAGCTGTTTACGTTCCTGCCGATGACCTTACTGACCCGTCACCAGCTACGACCTTCGCACACTTAGACGCGACTATCGTATTAAGTCGTCAAATTGCATCATTAGGTATTTACCCAGCGGTAGATCCACTTGATTCAACAAGTCGACAATTAGATCCATTAGTGGTTGGGCAAGAACACTATGATTGTGCACGTGGCGTACAATCTATCTTACAACGTTATCAAGAACTTAAAGATATTATTGCAATTCTTGGTATGGATGAATTATCAGAAGATGATAAATTAACAGTTGCTCGTGCACGTAAGATTCAACGTTTCTTATCTCAACCATTCTTCGTTGCCGAAGTGTTTACCGGTTCACCGGGTAAATATGTACCATTAAAAGATACTATTAGTGCCTTTACCGGAATTATGAATGGTGATTATGACCATTTACCAGAACAGGCATTCTATATGGTTGGCTCAATTGAAGAAGCAATCGAGAAAGCAAAATCTCTGTAA
- the atpG gene encoding F0F1 ATP synthase subunit gamma, whose protein sequence is MANAKEIRTKIASIQSTQKITKAMEMVANSKMRKTQDRMAASRPYAELIRNVIGHLALAHSGVKHPYLIERDVKRVGYLIISTDRGLCGGLNINLFKSVVADMNNWQAQGVEADVALVGSRGVSFFTSIKANILTQVTGLGDEPMLSNLIGPVKTMLQAYDQGKIDRLYIVTNRFINTMSQKPTIQQLIPLEPADDDELKSKTWDYIYEPDESSLLDVMLRRYIESQVYQAVVENLASEQAARMVAMKAATDNGANLINELQIVYNKARQGAITNELIDIVSGAAAVSG, encoded by the coding sequence ATGGCTAATGCAAAAGAAATAAGAACGAAGATCGCAAGTATTCAAAGTACACAAAAGATTACTAAAGCGATGGAAATGGTTGCAAATTCTAAAATGCGCAAAACGCAAGATAGAATGGCGGCAAGTCGTCCTTATGCAGAGTTAATTCGTAACGTAATTGGGCATTTAGCGTTAGCGCATTCAGGCGTTAAACATCCTTATCTTATCGAAAGGGATGTTAAACGCGTTGGCTACCTGATCATTTCAACGGATCGTGGTTTATGTGGTGGTTTAAATATTAATTTATTTAAATCTGTTGTTGCTGACATGAATAACTGGCAAGCACAAGGCGTTGAAGCTGATGTGGCGCTGGTTGGTTCTCGTGGTGTTTCGTTTTTTACATCAATTAAAGCTAATATTTTGACACAAGTAACAGGTTTAGGTGATGAGCCGATGCTATCAAATCTGATAGGTCCTGTGAAAACAATGTTGCAAGCTTATGATCAAGGTAAAATCGATCGCTTATATATTGTGACAAATCGTTTTATTAACACAATGTCACAGAAACCGACTATACAACAACTGATACCATTAGAACCAGCTGATGATGATGAGCTTAAATCAAAAACTTGGGATTATATTTACGAACCTGATGAAAGTTCATTATTGGATGTGATGTTACGTCGTTATATTGAATCACAAGTTTACCAAGCGGTAGTTGAAAACTTGGCAAGTGAGCAGGCAGCACGAATGGTCGCGATGAAAGCTGCAACCGATAACGGTGCAAATCTAATCAATGAATTACAAATTGTTTATAATAAAGCACGTCAAGGTGCTATTACCAATGAATTGATTGATATTGTTTCCGGTGCTGCGGCAGTTTCAGGTTAA
- the pyrH gene encoding UMP kinase, whose product MIKQTPRYKRILLKLSGEALQGDEGFGIDASVLDRMALEVKDLVEMGVEVALVIGGGNLFRGAGLAKAGMNRVVGDHMGMLATVMNGLAMRDALHRIEVNARLMSAIPLNGVCDDYRWTEAISLLRHGKVVILSAGTGNPFFTTDSAACLRGIEIEADVVLKATKVDGVYSADPVKHPDAQLYKTLSYEKVLDDELKVMDLAAFTLARDHNLPICVFNMNKPGALRRVILGEQEGTLINNDVKVS is encoded by the coding sequence ATGATAAAGCAAACTCCCCGTTATAAACGTATTCTTCTAAAACTTAGTGGTGAAGCACTACAAGGTGATGAAGGTTTTGGCATTGATGCTTCTGTTCTTGATAGAATGGCATTAGAAGTAAAAGATTTGGTAGAAATGGGTGTTGAAGTCGCTCTTGTTATTGGTGGTGGTAATTTATTCCGTGGCGCGGGTTTAGCAAAAGCAGGTATGAACCGCGTTGTAGGCGATCATATGGGAATGTTAGCCACTGTTATGAATGGTTTAGCAATGCGTGATGCTTTACATCGTATTGAAGTAAATGCTCGATTAATGTCGGCAATTCCACTAAATGGTGTGTGTGATGATTACCGATGGACAGAAGCAATTAGCTTATTACGTCATGGTAAAGTCGTGATTTTATCCGCAGGAACAGGTAATCCCTTTTTTACAACAGACTCAGCTGCTTGCTTAAGAGGTATTGAAATAGAAGCTGATGTTGTACTAAAAGCAACCAAAGTTGATGGGGTATATTCAGCTGATCCAGTTAAACATCCTGATGCTCAATTATATAAAACATTGAGTTATGAAAAAGTCTTAGATGATGAATTAAAAGTTATGGATCTTGCTGCTTTTACCTTAGCACGTGATCATAACTTACCAATTTGTGTATTTAATATGAATAAACCAGGAGCTCTTCGTCGCGTTATTTTAGGCGAACAAGAAGGAACTCTTATTAATAATGATGTGAAAGTGAGTTAA
- the atpA gene encoding F0F1 ATP synthase subunit alpha, with translation MHLNSTEISELIKERIAQFNVVSNAHNEGTIISVSDGILRIHGLTEVMQGEMIALPGNRYAMALNLERDSVGAVVMGPYEDLSEGMKVQCTGHILQVPVGEGLLGRVINTLGEPIDGKGALQNDGFSPVEVVAPGVIDRQSVDQALQTGYKAVDSMIPIGRGQRELIIGDRQTGKTAMAIDAIINQRDSGVKCIYVAIGQKQSTIANVVRKLEDHDALKNTIVVVASASESAALQYLAPYAGCAMGEYFRDRGQDALVVYDDLSKQAVAYRQISLLLRRPPGREAYPGDVFYLHSRLLERAARVNAAYVEEFTKGEVKGKTGSLTALPIIETQAGDVSAFVPTNVISITDGQIFLETSLFNSGVRPAVNPGISVSRVGGAAQTKVMKKLSGGIRTALAQYRELAAFSQFASDLDEATRNQLSHGEKVTELLKQKQYAPMTVAEQAVVLFAAERGYLEDVELEKVLTFEAALLSYAHSQYADFMTELATTGNYNDDVENKLKEILEGFKSTQTW, from the coding sequence ATGCATCTAAATTCAACTGAAATTAGTGAACTAATAAAAGAGCGAATTGCTCAGTTCAATGTCGTGAGTAATGCTCACAATGAAGGAACGATTATATCAGTTAGCGATGGTATTCTTCGTATTCATGGCTTAACAGAAGTAATGCAAGGTGAAATGATTGCATTACCCGGAAATCGCTATGCAATGGCACTTAACTTAGAACGTGATTCAGTTGGTGCTGTTGTAATGGGACCTTATGAAGATCTTTCTGAAGGTATGAAAGTTCAATGTACGGGTCATATTTTGCAAGTACCTGTTGGTGAAGGATTACTTGGTCGAGTAATTAATACATTAGGTGAACCAATTGATGGTAAAGGAGCACTTCAAAATGATGGTTTTTCACCAGTTGAAGTTGTGGCACCCGGTGTAATTGATCGTCAATCGGTAGATCAAGCATTACAAACTGGTTATAAAGCAGTTGACTCTATGATTCCAATTGGTCGAGGTCAACGTGAATTAATCATTGGAGACCGTCAAACTGGTAAAACAGCAATGGCAATTGATGCCATCATTAACCAACGTGATTCAGGTGTAAAATGTATTTATGTAGCGATTGGTCAAAAGCAATCAACTATCGCTAATGTTGTCCGTAAATTAGAAGATCATGATGCATTGAAAAACACAATTGTTGTGGTTGCATCAGCATCTGAATCGGCTGCATTACAATATTTAGCACCATACGCAGGTTGTGCAATGGGCGAATATTTCCGTGACCGAGGTCAGGATGCTTTGGTTGTATATGATGATCTTTCAAAACAAGCGGTCGCTTATCGCCAAATTTCGTTATTATTACGTCGTCCACCTGGACGTGAAGCTTATCCTGGTGATGTTTTCTATTTACATTCACGTTTATTAGAACGTGCTGCACGTGTTAATGCTGCGTATGTAGAAGAATTTACAAAAGGCGAAGTAAAAGGTAAGACCGGTTCTCTAACAGCATTGCCGATTATTGAAACGCAAGCAGGGGATGTTTCAGCATTCGTACCTACCAATGTAATTTCGATTACTGATGGTCAAATATTCTTAGAAACAAGTTTATTCAATTCAGGTGTACGACCTGCTGTTAACCCTGGTATTTCGGTTTCACGTGTTGGTGGTGCTGCACAAACTAAGGTAATGAAAAAGCTCTCAGGTGGTATTCGTACTGCTTTAGCACAGTATCGTGAACTTGCTGCATTCTCACAATTTGCTTCAGATCTTGATGAAGCAACACGTAATCAGTTAAGTCATGGCGAAAAAGTTACTGAATTACTAAAACAGAAACAATACGCACCGATGACTGTTGCTGAACAGGCTGTTGTTTTATTTGCTGCCGAGCGTGGTTATTTAGAAGATGTTGAGCTAGAAAAAGTTCTAACCTTTGAAGCAGCACTTCTTTCTTATGCACACAGTCAATATGCTGATTTTATGACTGAACTTGCTACAACAGGTAATTACAATGATGATGTTGAAAATAAGCTAAAAGAAATTCTTGAAGGCTTTAAATCAACACAAACTTGGTAA
- the atpH gene encoding F0F1 ATP synthase subunit delta, giving the protein MADNITVARPYAKAAFDFAVEHNRVEAWQKILTLASHISQDDQIKSLLTSDMKPDSIAKLFINICNDQLDEYQTNFIKVMAENKRLILMPEVLTLFIHYNLAKEAVADVDVISAAPLTDSQLNKITAAVEQRLSRKVKLNCHIDKSIISGFIIRSGDMVIDSSIRGRLNRLSDALQS; this is encoded by the coding sequence ATGGCTGACAATATTACAGTTGCTCGCCCTTACGCTAAAGCTGCTTTCGATTTTGCTGTTGAACATAATCGTGTTGAAGCATGGCAGAAGATACTAACATTAGCATCACATATCAGCCAAGATGACCAAATTAAAAGTCTTTTAACATCTGATATGAAGCCAGACTCAATTGCGAAATTATTCATCAATATTTGTAATGATCAACTTGATGAATATCAAACTAATTTTATTAAAGTAATGGCTGAAAATAAGCGATTAATTTTAATGCCTGAAGTGTTGACGCTTTTTATTCACTATAATCTAGCGAAAGAAGCGGTGGCTGATGTGGATGTTATATCTGCTGCACCATTAACAGATTCACAGCTTAATAAAATTACGGCAGCAGTCGAACAACGTTTATCTCGAAAAGTAAAACTAAATTGTCATATTGATAAATCAATTATATCTGGTTTTATTATTCGTTCGGGTGATATGGTTATTGATAGTAGTATTAGAGGGCGCCTTAATCGTTTAAGTGACGCGCTACAGTCTTAA
- the rpsB gene encoding 30S ribosomal protein S2 — protein sequence MTTVSMRDMLQAGVHFGHQTRYWNPKMKPFIFGARNKVHIINLEKTVPMFNEALDVLNKIAARRGKILFVGTKRAASEAVKQAAENCGQFYVNHRWLGGMLTNWKTVRQSIKRLKDLETQSQDGTFDKLTKKEALMRTREMAKLENSLGGIKNMGGLPDAIFVIGADHEHIAIKEANNLGIPVIAIVDTNSDPDGIDYVIPGNDDAIRAIQLYANAVSDAVRSGREQNQAPVAEETFVEESVATAE from the coding sequence ATGACTACAGTCTCTATGCGCGACATGCTGCAAGCTGGTGTTCACTTCGGTCACCAAACCCGCTATTGGAACCCAAAAATGAAACCATTCATTTTTGGTGCTCGTAATAAAGTTCATATTATTAACCTTGAAAAAACAGTTCCAATGTTCAATGAAGCATTAGATGTACTTAACAAAATTGCTGCGCGTCGCGGTAAAATCTTGTTTGTTGGTACTAAACGAGCTGCAAGTGAAGCGGTAAAACAAGCAGCAGAAAACTGTGGACAATTCTATGTAAATCACCGTTGGTTAGGTGGTATGTTGACTAACTGGAAAACAGTTCGTCAATCTATTAAGCGTTTAAAAGATTTAGAAACGCAATCACAAGATGGTACTTTTGATAAATTGACTAAAAAAGAAGCCTTAATGCGTACCCGTGAAATGGCTAAATTAGAGAATAGCCTTGGCGGTATTAAAAATATGGGCGGATTACCAGATGCAATTTTTGTTATTGGTGCAGATCATGAACATATTGCTATCAAAGAAGCCAATAATCTTGGTATCCCAGTGATAGCGATTGTTGATACTAACTCAGATCCAGACGGCATTGATTACGTTATCCCAGGTAATGATGATGCTATTCGTGCAATTCAGCTTTATGCTAATGCTGTATCTGATGCAGTACGTAGTGGTCGTGAGCAAAACCAAGCTCCAGTAGCAGAAGAAACATTTGTTGAAGAATCTGTAGCTACTGCTGAATAA
- the atpE gene encoding F0F1 ATP synthase subunit C gives MEILYIAAGLMMGLAAIGGAIGIGVLGGKFLEGAARQPELMPMLRTQFFILMGLVDAIPMISVGIALYVIFAVA, from the coding sequence ATGGAAATATTATATATAGCTGCAGGCTTAATGATGGGATTAGCTGCAATTGGTGGAGCGATTGGTATCGGTGTTCTAGGTGGTAAGTTCCTTGAAGGTGCAGCTCGTCAACCTGAATTAATGCCAATGTTGCGTACACAGTTCTTCATTTTAATGGGACTTGTTGATGCTATTCCAATGATTAGTGTTGGTATTGCATTGTATGTTATTTTCGCTGTTGCTTAG
- the atpB gene encoding F0F1 ATP synthase subunit A, with protein sequence MTISSPSSPQEYIKHHLHNLQVGEGFWTFNIDSLFFSISLGLIFLLLFYRIANKATSGVPGKLQCAVEMIIEFVDKTVKDMFSGQSKLIAPLALTVFVWVFFMNLMDLLPIDFLPYITEQLGLPYLRVVPTADANITMSMAIGVFILILVYTFKYKGVKGFIKDYTLHPFNHWAFAPINFLLEMVSLISKPISLGLRLFGNMYAGELIFILIAALLPWWSQWFLSLPWAIFHILIITLQAFIFMVLTIVYLAMASTTEDHE encoded by the coding sequence ATGACAATCTCTTCTCCAAGTTCACCACAAGAGTACATTAAACACCATCTTCACAACTTGCAAGTTGGTGAAGGATTTTGGACGTTTAATATTGACTCGTTATTTTTCTCAATTTCACTCGGTCTTATTTTCCTACTCCTATTTTATCGTATCGCTAATAAAGCTACGTCAGGGGTGCCAGGCAAACTACAGTGTGCAGTTGAGATGATCATTGAATTTGTGGATAAAACTGTTAAAGACATGTTTAGTGGTCAAAGTAAATTAATCGCACCTTTAGCGTTAACAGTATTTGTATGGGTATTCTTCATGAATCTTATGGATTTACTACCAATAGATTTTCTACCATACATAACTGAGCAATTAGGTTTACCTTATTTACGTGTTGTACCAACAGCTGATGCTAATATTACGATGTCCATGGCTATCGGTGTCTTTATATTAATACTTGTTTATACCTTTAAATACAAAGGTGTAAAAGGATTTATTAAGGATTATACATTACATCCTTTTAATCATTGGGCTTTTGCGCCAATAAACTTCCTACTTGAAATGGTTAGTCTTATATCTAAACCAATTTCTTTAGGGCTGCGACTGTTTGGTAACATGTATGCAGGAGAATTGATTTTTATTCTTATTGCTGCTCTGCTACCTTGGTGGTCGCAATGGTTTTTATCTTTACCGTGGGCTATTTTCCACATTTTGATTATAACGTTACAAGCATTTATTTTTATGGTGTTGACGATTGTCTATTTAGCTATGGCATCGACAACGGAAGATCACGAATAA
- the frr gene encoding ribosome recycling factor: MLNEIQKDAQDRMEKSLEAFQNHIAKVRTGRASPSLLDGIMVEYYGSATPLRQLANIVAEDSRTLAITVFDKSLAPAVEKAIMASDLGLNPASAGTVIRVPLPPLTEERRRDLTKIVRGEAEQGRVSIRNIRRDANDQIKALLKDKEISEDEERKSQDVVQKITDAMIKKLDLVLAEKEKELMEF; encoded by the coding sequence ATGTTAAATGAGATTCAAAAAGATGCTCAAGACCGAATGGAAAAGAGCTTAGAAGCATTCCAAAATCATATTGCAAAAGTTAGAACAGGTCGAGCATCACCAAGTTTATTAGATGGTATTATGGTCGAATACTATGGTAGTGCTACGCCACTACGCCAATTAGCTAATATCGTTGCTGAAGATTCAAGAACACTTGCTATTACTGTTTTTGACAAATCTTTAGCACCAGCCGTTGAAAAAGCTATCATGGCTTCTGATTTAGGTTTAAACCCCGCTTCTGCTGGTACCGTCATACGTGTTCCATTGCCACCTTTGACAGAAGAACGCCGTCGTGATTTAACAAAAATTGTGCGTGGTGAAGCGGAACAAGGTCGAGTATCCATCCGTAATATTCGTCGGGATGCTAATGATCAAATTAAGGCATTATTAAAAGATAAAGAAATTTCTGAAGATGAGGAACGAAAATCGCAAGATGTTGTCCAAAAGATAACAGATGCAATGATTAAAAAATTAGATTTAGTTTTAGCTGAAAAAGAAAAAGAGTTAATGGAATTTTAA
- the atpF gene encoding F0F1 ATP synthase subunit B has product MNMNATLLGQAITFVLFVWFCMKFIWPPVINAIEKRQKEIADGLNSAETAKKDLELAKANTSEIMQQAKVEANAIIEQANKRKAAIIEEAQQEANREKERIVAQGLAEVEAERKRARDELKQQVASLAIAGAEKIIERSVNEAANSDIIDKLVAEL; this is encoded by the coding sequence ATGAATATGAATGCAACGCTCCTCGGCCAAGCAATTACATTTGTATTATTTGTTTGGTTCTGTATGAAGTTTATATGGCCACCAGTTATTAATGCTATCGAAAAACGTCAAAAAGAGATAGCTGATGGTTTAAATTCTGCAGAAACCGCCAAAAAAGATTTGGAATTAGCCAAAGCAAATACATCTGAAATTATGCAACAGGCTAAGGTTGAAGCTAATGCAATTATTGAGCAAGCAAATAAGCGTAAAGCTGCAATAATTGAGGAAGCTCAGCAAGAAGCGAATCGTGAAAAAGAAAGAATCGTCGCACAAGGTCTTGCTGAAGTTGAGGCAGAACGTAAACGTGCCCGAGATGAGTTAAAACAACAAGTTGCAAGTCTTGCTATTGCTGGTGCAGAAAAAATTATTGAACGTTCTGTGAATGAAGCCGCTAATAGCGATATTATTGACAAACTTGTAGCAGAATTATAA